AATTTTAAACCTATTATGATATTTATGATTGAAATAAAAAGTTGAATTGGTGATGAAATTAAGTGCAAAATTTGACCCCATTTCTTTTGGTTCTATTGCAATATTTTTTCGTATAAAAAATGGACTGAGTTGATGTTCAATTTAGGTGCTTGGGCAACTAAAGCTTCTGCATATTTATAAATCATATCAATTTcctgaaaataaaatatacatatttctCTCATTAATTTAATCCCTTTTAACTAACATACTAACGTGGTTGCCTTAATcatagaaaaatattaaattatatatacaaaatatatatttagagATAAAAACTTATGTCAACATACTATTTACTAAACCTTGTTGAAGAAAAACAAAATGTCACAAAAATTTAAAGTGCTTATGAAAAAGTTGATTGGAAAACTGAAAACAAATCATATTCAAACGACTAGTACTCATCTCACaacttttattcaaaaattagttattaaaatttttgaactcTAAATTTAAATAGATAAACATTGTGCAAATTAACCGGAtggattaatatatatatatttttataatccGGAGACCCCAGTCACTATTGCGTCACTTTAGATACTATGATGCGACACCAAATTCAAGGAATGAAAGCCGCTCGCCCATTAACGCATTCATGCTAATTCACTGGGGTAACTCTTAAAGAGGAAATCAAACCCGCGACCTTACGGTCACTAAGATCACTATATTATGTATAGAGTATAATGAAATTTGATAGATCCTGCATGCGTGCAGATTGCAGGTCGGAGTGCAAAAGGAGATGCAGCAAGGCGTCGAGGCACAAGCTGTGCATAAGGGCATGCAACGCCTGTTGCCACCGCTGCAACTGCGTCCCTCCCGGCACCGCCGGCCACGCTGACGTCTGCCCTTGCTATGCCCACCTGACCACCCACGGCGGTCGGAAGAAATGCCCTTAGAAAAATTACTAGCTACTGCGCgttgcacatgcatgcatgcatgcatgcatgagtcGTTCCACTGAAGATTAGTAAATAAAAACCCATCCGAGGATACAAGAAAGCTAGCTAGCTAGGGGTCAAGCTGCCATTTCATTTTTATCCACTATCTTCTACTACAATGTGTtactctctctctcattctctctggTTTATTTCTTATAAACCTGTTCTTCGCTCTTGTTGTCCCATACTCTGTTACTGTTTGCCTAGTTTCTGAAATCTTGTTTAGTTTTTAATTTCCACCTCCTGATGTGGTACCTGTTTAATCAATGTCAATATGTTTGTATGTCATATGCATAAATTCCATATGTATACTTTATCCTTATATAGTATCTGttagaaaaataaatttcttttttttccttgaaGCTAAATCGTATAAAAAGATTATTGTCGTATTTACCTCTTAAATATCACGATATTGACTTCTAACAATTGTTTTCTTTACCCGTGCCCTAGGCCACCCAACATTTATGGAGTTggtatctatttttttttttaaaaaaggtatagactttttttttttttttttgataacccgggtaaagaaaaaatgaaacaaaGGTTTGGGgagaaataataattttatttcaatgaATGGCAACGTGAACACTTAGGTTATACGAAGAGTAGTATTTAAAGGAGATACATAATACAATTGTGAATTTTGAATTCCATAAAGTCAAGTCCTTTCGCGATTGGTATCGGATCTTCAATAAATGTACAGCAGCAACGGTCAAGTCTTTTGTGAAACCGTCAATAGTTTGCTACTGAGTTCAATTCTGTTTGAAACCGTCGATGTTACCATTGACGGTACTGTCGACTGTTTGATTCGGAATTGCTTGCTGTTTGATATAACCGTCAATGGAATGATCCTCGGCTGAgtccaaaccgtcaacgattccCATCGGATGTCAGAACTACGTGTCGATTAGAATCTTTCTTCTTTGGTTGGATTTTACTGTCGTTGAAGGGATCTTCATGCTGATTTGATTCTTCCTTCTTTGGTGAGAGTTTAAATTTATTGTCTTGTTGGTGTGAAGTATCCTAATTTGTAGGAGTTGCTAAATTATCTTCGTGGATCGAATTTATTGACGTGAGAGCTCTAGTGTCCCTCAAATGACTCTCCACTGATTAGAGCTAGATTGGTGGTTTTAGTGAATGATGCACATGCATTGAGAGGGTCGAGCTGTGATGAGTTGCTAATGCCCTCCCGCAAACCTTGCCAAGTTGGAGGCAAAGTTTGGTGTGAAAATAATGAAGTGATGACTTAGACATTGGCTTTGAAAAGGTATCTGTCACGACGTCTCGGACCCAGCCCAGAGAACCGATGACTTAGACATTGGCTTTGTAAAGATATCTGTTGCGACatcccggacccggcccagagaaccaatctttGCTTTAAAAATGGGTTTGGCTTGCAAACTGAGAAGAATGGATGGAAATGtgtgattttaaaaaatgtgatttttgtggaaaaaaaaaGTGTGGTGGAGTCGCACTAACCTTtggaagtgcggttagaacacttgattgctaccccattaagggtagaatcggccTATGTTACCAGAGTCGGGCTTGGTTGTACGGTTATGcgaggagaaggtattagcaccccttacacgcccgttcttacgaacagtactagattaataaagaattatcccaaaataaatgtaataagtctttaaagattactctctttcaaaaatcaaaagaatgaaaatactatataggtattccctcataatcggggcaatctagtactccaaagagtcaatgttcttgtttgcaatcattgggaaggaaaatcgaagataggatacaaaatacgctctcgggggttttgaaatctataggtttttttttttttagtatcaaaaataatatttcgggaggtttttaaaatttgttcgggatttgaataatttttgtacctaaaaagatatttttgtgatttttcctaagggtgaaaatgatttttgtgatttttgcgatttttcccgaactttcaaaataacacaaataaaatcagttgaaatcaaaatgtgaaaatatttttggaatttctgaaaattttgcgatttttgtgaattttctggatataataatagtatacaagcgaaatggagaaaaccgggaTGAACCGATCTGGGAAtggtgaaccggtcaaacgttgactagtttgggggaaaaccagtttaaggtcttggtcgagaccattgatttttcagggtttttacaatgttcttccgaatacaacataattttagacaacaatcatgaaagtcatagttttaaagatatgactttagaatgtatttttgaaaattttgaatgtaaggaaacagatctaacctttgccaaacatgttggaaactttcttggattttttcttcaaaaattttcaaatgtaaataagtttcaaagccttaaaaatttttgaattttctttgaaaatttgtctgaatttttgtgtcttttatgatttttttttttttttggttttttatgggttaaaaagaagctatttaaaataaaaaaacaaaaaatcaaataaaatcaaataaatcaGTAGAGGCCGGTTCGGAaagggggcggagatgtaacataggaagagaaaattcattggttttacctatcgtctttttctccttcggtcTTCCTCTCTTGTCTGTGAATCTGCAGGGGTTAGTCTACAACGCCTTCTCAAGGATTGTTCTTGACCTCCTACTCAAGGCACTACGGAGTACCTTCTTCAGATGGGGTGACTCGACACCGGTAGAAAACGGGATCAGTCgaccgcttgatcttctttcgttttcctctactccaatcttcttttcctgttggtgagtctactagggccactCTACAACGTCTttccgagagttgttcttgaac
The sequence above is a segment of the Malania oleifera isolate guangnan ecotype guangnan chromosome 8, ASM2987363v1, whole genome shotgun sequence genome. Coding sequences within it:
- the LOC131161775 gene encoding cypmaclein-like; the protein is MAKSMTTLLLAFFFCFVLIHQEIHSGKALAAHHKGRKIDCRSECKRRCSKASRHKLCIRACNACCHRCNCVPPGTAGHADVCPCYAHLTTHGGRKKCP